A window from Bos mutus isolate GX-2022 chromosome 1, NWIPB_WYAK_1.1, whole genome shotgun sequence encodes these proteins:
- the LOC102273670 gene encoding ferritin light chain: MAGEDARGSPHPGAHTGAPRAPHPPGLPPRRAPHPGFSRSLARAAAGQPRPKWTLKVHVKTFSETDFWTSEMQCCYGVLGRNRRRDAPCSSLRSPSNLFSSRNLRVSHPAVRDHRDQPPFFNSLLPTRLLPNLSSQIRQNYSTEVEAAVNRLVNMQLRASYAYLSLGFYFDRDDVALEGVGHFFRELAKEKREGAERLLKMQKQRGARALFLDVQKPSQNEWGKTQDAMEAALLVEKNLNQALLDLHGLASAHGDPHICDFLENHFLDEEVKLIKKMGDHLTNLLRLAGLQAGLGDYLLERLILKHD, encoded by the exons ATGGCTGGTGAAGACGCTCGGGGCTCGCCCCACCCCGGCGCGCACACCGGAGCACCGCGCGCTCCGCACCCGCCCGGGCTCCCGCCCCGGCGCGCCCCGCACCCCGGCTTCTCCCGCTCGCTCGCACGCGCCGCCGCGGGGCAGCCCAG ACCCAAGTGGACTCTGAAGGTTCATGTAAAAACCTTCAGTGAGACCGATTTTTGGACTTCAGAGATGCAGTGTTGCTATGGTG TGCTTGGACGGAACAGACGCAGGGACGCCCCTTGCTCCAGCCTCCGATCACCCTCCAACCTTTTTTCCAGTCGCAACCTCCGAGTCAGCCACCCAGCTGTCCGCGATCACCGGGACCAGCCACCATTTTTTAACTCATTATTACCGACCAGATTATTACCGAATCTAAGCTCCCAGATTCGTCAGAATTATTCTACCGAGGTGGAGGCCGCCGTCAACCGCCTGGTTAACATGCAACTGCGGGCTTCCTACGCCTACCTCTCTCTGGGCTTCTATTTCGACCGCGACGATGTGGCCCTGGAGGGTGTAGGTCACTTTTTTCGCGAATTGGCCAAGGAGAAGCGCGAGGGCGCGGAGCGTCTCTTGAAAATGCAAAAACAGCGTGGCGCCCGCGCCCTCTTCCTGGACGTGCAAAAGCCATCTCAAAATGAGTGGGGTAAAACCCAGGACGCTATGGAAGCCGCCCTTCTCGTAGAGAAGAACCTGAATCAAGCCCTGTTGGATCTGCATGGCCTGGCTTCTGCCCACGGAGACCCCCACATCTGTGACTTCCTGGAGAACCACTTCCTAGATGAGGAAGTGAAACTCATCAAGAAGATGGGTGACCACCTGACCAACCTCCTCAGGCTGGCTGGTCTCCAGGCTGGGTTGGGCGACTATCTCTTAGAAAGGCTCATCCTCAAGCACGACTAG